In Chiroxiphia lanceolata isolate bChiLan1 chromosome 2, bChiLan1.pri, whole genome shotgun sequence, a single genomic region encodes these proteins:
- the LAMTOR1 gene encoding ragulator complex protein LAMTOR1 has product MGCCYSSEAEASDQEEETKRLLEPAASPPSKVLNGAEQSYHNLPSARTDEQAMLSSILAKTAINIIDVSAADSQGMEQHEYMDRARQYSTRLAMLSNNLTHWKKLPLLPSLTNQPHQVLASDPVPFADLQQVSRIAAYAFSALSQIRVDAKEELVVQFGIP; this is encoded by the exons GAAGAAGAGACGAAGCGGCTGCTGGAGCCGGCAGCCAGCCCTCCCAGCAAGGTGCTGAATGGAGCGGAGCAGAGCTACCACAACCTGCCCTCGGCACGCACCGACGAGCAGGCCATGTTGTCCTCCATCCTCGCCAAAACGGCCAT CAACATCATCGACGTGTCGGCAGCGGATTCCCAGGGCATGGAGCAGCATGAGTACATGGACAGAGCTAGGCAGTACAG CACACGCCTGGCCATGCTCAGCAACAACCTGACGCACTGGAAGAAGCTCCCGCTGCTGCCGTCTCTGACTAACCAACCGCACCAAGTGCTCGCCAGCGACCCCGTCCCCTTTGCAGACCTGCAGCAG GTGTCCCGGATAGCCGCCTACGCCTTCAGCGCGCTCTCACAGATCCGCGTCGACGCCAAAGAAGAACTGGTTGTACAGTTTGGCATCCCCTGA